One Manihot esculenta cultivar AM560-2 chromosome 18, M.esculenta_v8, whole genome shotgun sequence genomic window carries:
- the LOC122722368 gene encoding syntaxin-51-like — translation MNRHRDMVANLRTKVNQMASTLNMSNFANRDSLLGPEIKPADAMHRTEGLDNHGIVGLQWQIMKEQDEGLEKLEETVTSTKHIALAVNEELDLHIRLIDDLDQHVDVTDSRLRANSHYFAIIEQIAEGNMWLNDNIGVVPKNSWAIDPFGYSATMAYLSAVWVSRTCLFRGLIMR, via the exons ATGAATCGTCATAGGGACATGGTTGCAAATTTGAGAACAAAAGTAAACCAAATGGCTTCCACATTGAATATGTCAAACTTTGCCAACAGGGATAGCTTGTTGGGTCCAGAAATAAAGCCAGCTGATGCCATGCATAGAACTGAAGGTCTGGACAACCACGGCATTGTCGGTCTTCAGTGGCAAATTATGAAAG AGCAAGATGAGGGCCTTGAAAAGTTGGAGGAGACAGTAACAAGTACAAAACATATTGCACTGGCAGTCAATGAAGAACTTGATCTTCACATTAGACTTATT GATGACTTGGATCAACATGTGGATGTTACTGATTCTCGCTTACGG GCCAATTCACATTACTTTGCCATAATTGAACAG ATTGCAGAGGGGAATATGTGGTTGAACGACAACATTGGTGTTGTTCCTAAAAATTCTTGGGCAATAGATCCATTTGGCTACTCAGCTACCATGGCATATCTCTCCGCCGTATGGGTTTCGAGAACATGCTTATTTAGAGGACTCATTATGAGGTAA